The genomic stretch ATCACAAACAATCTTAAGATATCAGAAACAACCTTGTAGAGGCTAGGGAAATATGACAAACTCCTTGAAACTCAACTATTCATGCAAACTTCTCattcattctcaaccaaaaccataaCTTCACAACTTTTGTTTCTAATCAGTTCCAATCCTCActcttttcctataaatagagggatcCCTTAAACCTCAAAACACACAACAATAACCCCTCAATACTTCATCAAACTCCCATTCCATTATAATTTGCAAAAACACATTATTTTTGCAAGTTCTCTAACCAAACTTATTCTCCACGTGTATCTTCCAAACAAACATCACAAATCATCTCTAGACATCATTTAGAGCTTATTTAATCACTTGAACATGTTCTGTAGCATCTATTTTATCATTCACCATTTAACTTCTTCACTTTGCAAGAACATTTGTGTGAGATAATACAAGTTGTTTCTGGCCATTCTCATTATTCAAACACTATCCTCAAGGACCAACAAGGCTGGTAGAATCTCTCTTTTATCTCTGTAGTAGCTAAGAAGAAGCATTGGACTTTCTCCAATAGGTAAGTGCACTTACACCTGAAACTCTTGttcatgcatcattcttgaaTATTTATTGAAGTTAAAATGTAGTACATAGTGTGTTTGTTGTATGTTTTCTACTGTGTGCATTATACCATGCTCATGCATTGAGATTTTATTGTTTGGAAATTAAAAGTTCAGTTCTAGTTTTTGCCTTGGCACGATTTGTACATTGAGTTTTAGGATGAGATAATGATACCATTAGATTCCTTGCAAAAAATAGAGCAATTTAGGTTCTTACGGTTTTTAATTTCatggaaaattgagagagttatggttgtttgaagttttgaaaaaaaaataaaaagagacATGCAAGAACAcaaggaagaagatgatgaattgGTGTCATTTTCCAGTTTCTGGAATCgttttattatatatattaatatttGTAACTAAGATAATGGATGTATCACTGCCCCAATGGTTAGAGTGTGTGTGTTAAGGCTTTAAGTGTGCAAGAGGTCTAGTGTTCGAATTTTGCTTGCCATAGACCCATTTTTATTCATTGTTTTTTTgcctatttatttttgttatttttttataACTTCAAAGACTCATAACTTGATGATCCCTAAGCCTttttgagccactctttttgctatgtgttcataattttgtttattttatgATGGTGAAAAGAAATTCCAgaattgatttatttttaacaTACTTATACTTGTCTAAAGTTGGTACCTTTTTAGGATTATTTGAGGGTTTCAAATGACTTTCTTTGATTGATACTTTAATTTTTCTTGATCACCATGACTTGTACGAATGTTGTGAATCATATATGAACTGTTTTTGATGTTGTTAATATGTGCCTCTTGGTTTTTACCTAATTTTGACTTACTTTAATGTATGTTTACATGTTTATGTGCTTTGAACTTTTGTTAAtatgccatgaaattttgtgtgcttatTTTCCCATGGATCCATGATTAGCATGTCATTCTTTCATGTATTTTTGAATCTTTGTGTAAACTTGTGCCATTGTGTTTGTTTATTGTTTATGTGTTTGAAAATTCTTTAAACTTGTGATAACATGTCTTTGTATGACTTGTATGTTTACATGTTCAAACTTTTTGTGTGATGTTGAACCTTTGTTTGTGATCATATTGAACCTTAACATGCATGTGTTTAATACCTTAAATTGTTTTCATGATCAAGTTGATGTTATGTCTAAAGCATATCTTACTTCATGCATACACATGTTCATTCATACTTATTATGACATCCATATACATGTTCATGAATTGTTAtgtcattcatctttgtttcttcatgatgatatatccatgtcattcatattcatgaaactttatacatctttgattgatgttgttgtacctttgttcatgttcacatgttgtacatatgtgtatacataccatgcttgatattattatgatcatgctttcatatctttgttgatgtcatgcttgaacatcttctatatcatgtgcttatatttgttaatgtcatgtatgaacatattcttcatttgattatctttgtggatgtcatatttgaacatcttcttcgtccttgtttgttcttgttgatgtcatgtatgaacatcttcttcatttgattatctttgtggatgtcatgtttgaacatattcttcatccttgtttgttcttgttgatgtcatgcttgaacatcttatttatcatttgtttatctttgttgatgtcatgcttgaacatctttctttatcatgtgcttatatttgttgatatcatgcttgaacatcttctttatctTGCTTATATTTTGTGTATCTTTTTGCCTAAATCCAAGGGAAAGACCTCTTTATTGACTTAATGTCATAGGTAGTTTAGCAATCCCTAGTTTccctttgaccttgttagagtCATTCTCACTTTCAACTTAGATTTAAGTAAGAGTTTATAACTCTTGTAAGTATTTTTGTTATGAACCCTTACTTTCCCCCTTGGAACCTTAATCACTACCAAGTGTTCTTTCACCCTTAGTTAGGTGAACTACGGTTTCTCTGATTCCATccttataaggatacgtaggcacatgaccgcgaagttttggcgagcaaacttaataaaacctttaggtccttcccaataaaacatttccaaataaTAGCAAACAAATAATAACATAACACAAATACTTTCAAAAGGTTCCTATAGGATACTATATATACTgaggatgctaataccttcccttagtataaccaacccccgaaATTTAGATCTCTTCGCATTGTTTTTACATTGCACAATTATGGTTTTATTCGgtcttttccccttcccttggataaattaaagttcggtggtgaacatttaatgttttgtgattcaagttaatacaatagcttgatatccgattctcaccgcgacagaaatggcgacttcactagggagACATTGAAAGAGGGTTAAGCCTATTTTCATTATATTTGTGTTGTTATTATTAGTTGTTTTCCTTGTTTGTTTGGACCTTTGTTTTGGGTGATCCATTGTGTGGTGAGGTAAGTCCTAACATGGACTTGAGTGTATATAAATAAGATAGGATGTGGTATAGTCAAGAAGGCTTATAGGGAGTTTAATACCGAACAAGCTGACTTGAGAATCCACCACTCATGTGGAGGTTCCCTTTACAATTAGTATTGTTGATCAAGCAATTGTGAAAATGCATACTATATTGATTTGAGTAAcctgagaagctgaggaccttagtAACCCCCTTTACCCCACTTGGTCTTTAGGATGTGGTGCGATGTCTATGAAGGTGTAAATTTGAAATAGTTGatacgcgatactacactcaaattagattctcttgagaatattattaaCTCCCGAGTAATTGGCGTGTTGATAATTTCCGAAAGATGGGTCAATGATTTTTGGGAACCTTTGTAGAACCCGTTGTACAGGTACAAAATAAACCCATAGTACATTAGGGATGGTTAGATCCATGGCCTCATGCTCGCAACGTCTAACCTTTGAACCCTATTTGTGTATGACCCTTGTTTGTGTGTTtgtgcattcatgcatccatgcatcataaacatcatttttttaacaaagttttcaaggaacttaggaACTTTTATTGCAAACATTAGGTTTATCATGGATTTTGGAAGGAAAAAGACTCAAAAGTACACTTTCAAGAGTCCTAAGTTAGAAGACCTAAGGAGATTGGGATCTTTGGTTGTTGACACAGAGGCTTTCAGCAAAAGATATGGACATTTATTCTCTCTTTTGAAGATCAACATGGAAGATGGACTTCTTTCTACTTTGATTCAGTTTTATGATCCCGTGTATCACTGTTTCACTTTCTCCGACTATCAGCTTATGCCAACACTTGAAGAATACTCTCATTTGATTGGTGTTCCTATTTCTAGTCAAGCTCCATTTTCTGGTTTGGAGGAAGATCCCAAAGATCAAGACATTGCAAAGGCTACTTACTTGaaaatgtcagagatcagggATCACATGACCACAAAAGGAAAAATGCTTGGTTTGACAGCTAAGTTTCTAATGAACAAAGCTCAGTATTTTGCTAGAATGAGGAGTGTGGATGTGTTTGAGGCTGTTTTTGCTCTACTTATATATGGATTGTTCCTCTTTCCTAGTTTTGATGACTTCGTTGCCATGGATGCCATCAAGATCTTCTTAATAGGAAATCCAATTCCTATTTTGCTTGCTGATGCCTATCATTCTGTTCATATGAGGAATTTTTATAGTAGGGGAATGCTTACATGCTGTATGCGTAtgttatacaagtggtttatttctcacttgcctaGGTCTCATGCTTTTTGGGATCTTAAGGATGGTCTTTTATGGTCACAGAAGATTATGTCGCTCATACATTCAGATATTGTTTGGTATAGTCGTGACTATGATGGAGTTAGTATCATTGATAGATGTGGAGGATTTCCTAAcgtacctcttcttggtacaaaagGAGGCATCAATTACAACCCAATCCTAGCTCGTCGGCAACTCAGTTATCCAATGAGAGATAAGCCAAAGAATATTCAGTTGGAGGGTTTGTTCTTTAAGGAATGTGAAGATTGCAAAGCGCTCAAAGAGAAGATTATGCACGCTTGGTGCCATGTTCATAAGCTAGAAAAGAAAGTATTAGGGAAGACGAATTGTGTCTCTTTAGAACCTTACCTTAAATGGGTGCAAGATAGGGCCATCAGCTTGAAAATGCCTTTAGCTGACAAAGAACCTACCTATATCTTCATGACTAATGCAGAGAAGTTGAAGATTGCTTTGACCAAAGCGCATCGAGAAAAGGACGCTTGGAAGAACAAGTAtcaaatcatcaacaatgagGATGAAGAACTTCAAAGGCAGTTGAAGATGAAGAATGAAGAAGAGCTCTCCAGCAAGAAGAGGAaggtgcaagaggatttatttttCTGTGGCGTTCAGTCAAATACTCCTTGGAAGTTGATCGTGGACAAGCTTGTGCTCGAGAAGGCTGAGATGGAAGAACAAATTAAGAAGCTCAACTTGAGGCTACTAGGGGAATCTCCTTAGGACTTTACTTAGCTTTTATTTAGCTTTGTTTAGAACTTTTGAAAGTGTACTCAAATTTTGTAACTCCCTTTGATTAATGAAATGAGTTTATTTTGGTCATTGTTATTTTCCTTTTGATGTTTGCAATTatctcttaagttccttgaaacttttaaaattttgcattttcattgcattcatgcacatgtcatcacacttgcattttttatcaaaataaaaacTCATTTCCGTCATTTCTTCTCCAATAGTTTCCACACTGAGACCCTCACACCAGTAAAACACCAGAGCTCAAGCCCGACGTAAAATGGCCGAGCAAGAGCAAAAGATGGAAAGAGTCAATTAAGAGCTTACAGATCTACATGGGAATATAGGTCAAATCATGGAGATGTTGCAAGTAATACGTGCAAAGATGGATACTCAACCCACAATTGTTTCTGAGATTGTCAATCTGGTGATTACTCCTCAGCCAGTAGTTACTACTCCGGCAACTTGGCCTCCCTTTGGTCCTCCTTATGGTTTTGTGCCTCCTCCTCAAGGACAGTCCACTCAACACACAGTTCCATTAACTACTGAAGTTAATCAAGTGATTCCTACTTTTGCACCCACTGCCATGCACACTCGAGTTCAACCGTACTTCGATGATCATCAACATGTGTATGATATACCTGATATGTCTGAAGAAGGTGATGAAAGACATGAAAAGCTGAGAGAAAATGTTGAAACCATTGAGAAAAGGCTGAGAGCAATGGAAAGTGATCAGATCTTTGGTGCTGCTGCCAGAGAAATGTGCCTTATATCTGGATTGGTGATCCCCGCAAAATTCAAGACACCCAACCTTGATTAATATGAAGGAGCTACTTGTCCCAAAAgtcatctcatcatgtattaTAGAAAGATGGCAACTCACGTGGACAATGACAAACTCATGATCcactgtttccaagacagtttgaaAGGTGCCTCTTCCAAATGGTACTTGACCCTTGATCAGACTCGCATCTGTTGTTTCCAAGATTTGTCTAATGCTTTCATCaaacaatataagtacaacatggatcTAGCTCCCGATAGAAGGCAATTGTTGAGCATGTCCCAAAAGGATTATGAATcctttaaagaatatgcacaaaggtggagagagaCTGCACCCTAAGTAGAACCTCCATTAATTGAAAAAGAATTGGCAGATTGGTTCGTCGACACAGTGCGACCAAATTTTTTTGAAAGGATGGTGGGAAGTGTGACTGCAAGTTTTTATGACTTGGTGGTTGTGGGTATCAAAGTGGAACTTGGCTTAAAAAATGGCAAGATGATTATTGCAGCTAGTAATTccaacaataacaacaataccaagAAATTCTGTAGCAATTTCCATAAGAAAAAGGAAGGAGAAACAAATGTAGTGATGGGTAGTAGAAGAAAGAATCAGCCTTGGAAAAAGCAACAATATTTTGCTCAACAACATtatgttcaacaaccacaatttGCTCGACAGCCGTATGTAGCAGCTATTACACCAACTTTCAATCAACAAGTCCTAGTGTATCAGTCGACCCAAGCAGTCCCGATCTTTCAAATAACACCCAACGTTCCAACTTATCAAAAGCGTCTAACGCTCTAGCTTATCAACAAAGGACTCCAGCTCCGCGCCAAAATGCTCCATTTCAAAATAGAAGACAAGGTGGAAAACCTCCGATTCCTCAGATTCCTATGTCTTACACTGAATTATATCCGACATTGTTGAAGAAAGGGTTAGTTGTTCCAAGACCTTTGGGACCTCGACCAGATCCTCTCCCACCATATTACAATCCCAATGCACATTGTTTGTTGCATGAAGGTGCCCCAGGGCATGATTTTGAAGGTTGTTATGCCTTAAAACATATTGTGAGGGAATTGATTGAGAAGAAGATTCTTTCATTTGGGGATACCAGTCCGAATGTCAAAAataatcctttgcccgctcatgggtCTGTTAGTGCTATTGATGATGACCCTGATGAAGGTCTGATTCTTGATGCAACCAAAATCAAGACTCCGCTCAAAGATTTTCATGCAAAGTTAGTAGAAGCAGGTTTATTGAAAAATTTCCATAAGAGTTGTGAAGAATGTACTATTGGTCCTAAAGGATGTGAAATAGTCCGAAAGGATATTCAAGAATTGATTAACTAAGGTGTGTTGCAAGTAAGCGGTCGTATGAAAAAGAATGAGGTAGCAGTGATTGAACCCATCTTCAATCTACTTGAGTTAAGTACTACAGCACCAATCTTTAACATTCTAGAGCCAATATTCAACATTCTAGATTCTACTGTTGTTCAACCAATTTTCAACATTCCAGAATCAGTTGAACCAATCTTCAATATGCCTAATCCAGTGGTTGTCCAAAGGCCTAGCTCTTTTCCTTTTGAGAATACTAAAGTAGTTCCATGGAAGTATGATACAGCTGTGGTTAACCAAAGGTCTGAGAAAGTAGGTCAGAAAGAAGGTCTAAATATTGCAAGCACTGATATAGCAATAGGAAGTAGAATGACCCGCAGTGGTCGCATTTATACCCCTCAGTTCAACTTGGCTCTGCCAATTCCACCGAAAGAAACCACCACTACTATTACCGATAAAGGCAAAGAGGTGATCACAATTGATGAAGACGCTGAATTTCTGAggattatcaagaagagtgattacaagattaTTGATCAGCTGCATCAAACTCCTTCAAAGATATCCATTTTGTCTCTTCTCATGAGTTCTCCAGCTCATAGGAGTGCCTTGCAGAAATTGTTAGCTCAGGCTCATGTCACTCACGACATTACTATTGATCAATTTGATGGGGTCATTGCCAACATTACAGCATGCAACCATCTCAGCTTCAGTAGAGAAGATttgatgaaggatggtcaagacCATAACCGTGCTTTGCACATATCTGTGAAATGCCAAGAAGATACCCTAGCAAGATTCCTTGTGGACACTGGCTCCTCTCTGAATGTTTTACCTAAGAGGACGCTCGCTAAGTTGGCATATCTAGGGACTGAGATAAGGCCAAGCGCATTAATTGTCAAGGCATTTGATGGATCGAGGAG from Lathyrus oleraceus cultivar Zhongwan6 chromosome 7, CAAS_Psat_ZW6_1.0, whole genome shotgun sequence encodes the following:
- the LOC127102711 gene encoding uncharacterized protein LOC127102711; translation: MDFGRKKTQKYTFKSPKLEDLRRLGSLVVDTEAFSKRYGHLFSLLKINMEDGLLSTLIQFYDPVYHCFTFSDYQLMPTLEEYSHLIGVPISSQAPFSGLEEDPKDQDIAKATYLKMSEIRDHMTTKGKMLGLTAKFLMNKAQYFARMRSVDVFEAVFALLIYGLFLFPSFDDFVAMDAIKIFLIGNPIPILLADAYHSVHMRNFYSRGMLTCCMRMLYKWFISHLPRSHAFWDLKDGLLWSQKIMSLIHSDIVWYSRDYDGVSIIDRCGGFPNVPLLGTKGGINYNPILARRQLSYPMRDKPKNIQLEGLFFKECEDCKALKEKIMHAWCHVHKLEKKVLGKTNCVSLEPYLKWVQDRAISLKMPLADKEPTYIFMTNAEKLKIALTKAHREKDAWKNKYQIINNEDEELQRQLKMKNEEELSSKKRKVQEDLFFCGVQSNTPWKLIVDKLVLEKAEMEEQIKKLNLRLLGESP